From the Gallaecimonas kandeliae genome, one window contains:
- a CDS encoding error-prone DNA polymerase, which produces MFAQLRTLTNFSFLKGASHPEEMIKTALELGYQAIAITDECSVAGVVRAFNAARDTPIKLIVGSHFRLECGLCLTLLAPSLAAYQELCALISLGRRSAPKGQYRLARDELTQLRHLLALWQPGEEGWKEEADWLLRHFEKRLWLALGRTFGSEEDKRLTALALLAKTRSIPIVAAPLVLMHEPGRHKLLDCLTALRHHRTVQEAGWRLLSNREAALQPLPALEQIYPPDWRRESLKIAALCHFQLTELRYRYPDEWLPAGLDASQYLRQEVETGLARHYPKGPSAKVRGLINKELDLIQELGYEHYFLTLYDIVNFARGQGILCQGRGSAANSAVCFSLGITGVDPDTANLLFERFVSRERKEPPDIDVDFEHERREEVIQYIYRRYGRARTALTATVVTYRSRSAIRDIGKALGLEQASIESLLSQLDRGDKLEPWRDQLRRLCAERGGLWPEFLILIDTLIGFPRHLSQHVGGFVISQGPLDHLVPQENAAMAGRTIIQWDKDDLESLGLMKVDVLALGMLTAIRKCFDLVARHGGPRLTLANIPPDDKAVYAMLQRADNVGVFQVESRAQSNMLPRLKPACFYDLVIEVAIVRPGPIQGDMVHPFLKRRNGIEPVTYPSPALEKVLKRTMGVPLFQEQAIEIAMIAAGFTAGEADQLRRAMANWSRHGHIEVFRQKLVDGMLAKGYPLDFAQRIFEQIKGFSGYGFPESHSASFALLVYISAWLKCHYRAAFCCALLNSQPMGFYSPSQLIQDARRHGVKVLPVDASHSDYEHKLEGDALRLGLCLIKGGKEKALRHFVEQRQTLDLKAALATVPQAQQEMMAAVGALDSLHGDRFQASWQSASLGEQLPLFTSQVKALQPQPQIHAPTKMEAMLSDYQQLGLTLGTHPLALLRQKGHFKKATPADKLQSCQHGQSIQVVGLVTGRQRPGTASGVTFITLEDETGNINLVVWAATAHHQRQPYLKAKLLEVAGIVEKDGPLVHVIAGKLTDRSTWLDTLSISSRDFR; this is translated from the coding sequence ATGTTCGCCCAGCTCCGCACCCTGACCAATTTCAGTTTCCTCAAGGGAGCCTCTCATCCGGAAGAGATGATCAAGACAGCACTGGAACTCGGTTACCAAGCCATTGCCATTACCGATGAATGCTCCGTCGCTGGCGTGGTCAGGGCATTCAACGCCGCCAGGGACACCCCCATCAAGCTCATCGTCGGCAGCCATTTCAGGTTGGAGTGCGGATTATGCCTGACCCTGTTGGCCCCCAGCCTGGCCGCCTATCAGGAGCTCTGCGCCTTGATATCCCTTGGGCGCCGCAGTGCCCCCAAGGGGCAATACCGCCTGGCTCGCGATGAATTGACCCAACTCCGCCACCTATTGGCACTCTGGCAGCCCGGTGAAGAGGGATGGAAAGAGGAAGCCGATTGGCTGCTCAGGCACTTTGAAAAGCGGCTTTGGCTGGCGCTGGGGCGCACCTTTGGCAGCGAAGAGGACAAGCGGCTGACCGCCCTTGCTCTGCTGGCCAAGACCAGAAGCATTCCCATAGTGGCTGCTCCCTTGGTACTGATGCATGAGCCTGGCCGCCATAAGCTATTGGACTGCCTGACGGCCCTGCGTCATCACCGCACAGTGCAGGAAGCGGGTTGGCGTCTGTTGTCCAACAGGGAGGCGGCCCTTCAGCCACTTCCAGCCCTTGAACAGATCTACCCTCCCGACTGGCGCCGGGAAAGCCTGAAGATAGCGGCGCTCTGCCACTTCCAGCTGACAGAGCTCCGCTACCGCTATCCCGACGAATGGCTACCGGCCGGCCTGGACGCCAGCCAGTACCTGCGCCAGGAAGTGGAAACCGGTCTCGCACGCCATTATCCCAAGGGGCCGTCGGCCAAAGTCAGAGGGCTAATCAACAAGGAGTTGGACCTGATCCAGGAACTGGGCTACGAGCACTACTTCCTGACCCTCTACGATATCGTCAACTTCGCCAGAGGCCAGGGGATCCTCTGCCAGGGCCGGGGCTCTGCCGCCAACTCCGCTGTCTGCTTCAGCCTGGGGATCACGGGGGTGGATCCGGATACGGCCAACCTGCTCTTCGAGCGCTTTGTATCCAGGGAGCGCAAGGAGCCTCCCGACATAGACGTAGACTTTGAGCACGAACGCAGGGAAGAAGTGATCCAATACATCTACCGCCGCTATGGCAGGGCCCGTACCGCCTTGACCGCAACTGTGGTCACCTACCGCTCCCGAAGTGCCATACGGGATATCGGTAAAGCCCTTGGCCTGGAGCAAGCCAGTATCGAGAGCCTGCTAAGCCAACTGGACAGGGGCGACAAACTGGAGCCTTGGCGGGATCAACTTCGCCGCCTCTGCGCCGAGCGCGGCGGACTCTGGCCGGAGTTCCTGATCCTCATCGATACCCTGATCGGCTTTCCCCGGCATCTATCCCAGCATGTGGGCGGTTTCGTCATCAGTCAGGGTCCCCTTGACCACTTGGTGCCTCAGGAAAATGCCGCCATGGCCGGTAGGACCATCATTCAATGGGACAAGGACGACCTGGAGAGTCTCGGTTTGATGAAAGTGGATGTGCTGGCGCTGGGGATGTTGACCGCGATCCGAAAATGCTTTGACCTTGTCGCCCGGCATGGCGGCCCCAGGCTGACCCTGGCCAATATCCCTCCCGATGACAAAGCCGTCTACGCCATGCTGCAGCGGGCAGACAATGTCGGCGTATTTCAAGTAGAGTCCCGAGCCCAAAGCAACATGCTGCCAAGACTCAAACCCGCATGCTTCTACGACTTGGTCATCGAAGTGGCCATAGTGCGTCCCGGGCCCATACAAGGGGACATGGTCCATCCTTTTCTCAAACGCCGTAATGGCATAGAGCCCGTCACCTACCCCTCCCCAGCTTTGGAGAAGGTGCTCAAGCGAACTATGGGAGTCCCCCTTTTCCAGGAACAAGCCATTGAGATCGCCATGATCGCGGCCGGCTTCACTGCCGGCGAAGCCGATCAGCTACGCAGAGCCATGGCCAACTGGTCTCGCCATGGTCACATCGAAGTGTTCAGGCAAAAGCTGGTCGACGGCATGCTGGCCAAAGGTTACCCACTGGACTTTGCTCAGCGGATCTTCGAGCAGATCAAAGGTTTTTCCGGCTACGGCTTTCCCGAATCCCATTCGGCCAGCTTTGCCCTGCTGGTCTACATTTCTGCTTGGCTGAAATGCCATTACCGTGCCGCCTTCTGCTGTGCTCTCCTCAACAGCCAACCCATGGGTTTCTATAGCCCGTCACAGCTGATCCAAGATGCCCGCCGCCATGGAGTCAAGGTGCTGCCGGTGGACGCCAGCCATTCAGACTATGAGCACAAGTTGGAAGGCGATGCACTGAGGTTGGGGCTCTGTTTGATCAAAGGAGGCAAGGAGAAGGCATTACGTCATTTTGTAGAGCAGCGCCAGACGCTAGACCTGAAGGCAGCCCTGGCCACTGTCCCCCAAGCCCAGCAAGAGATGATGGCAGCCGTGGGCGCCTTGGACAGCCTCCATGGCGATCGTTTCCAAGCCAGTTGGCAAAGTGCCAGCCTGGGCGAGCAGTTGCCACTCTTCACCAGTCAGGTGAAAGCATTACAACCACAGCCCCAGATACATGCCCCCACCAAAATGGAAGCCATGCTCAGCGACTACCAGCAGTTGGGTCTGACTCTGGGGACTCACCCTCTAGCCCTATTGCGTCAGAAGGGACATTTCAAGAAGGCGACTCCCGCAGACAAGCTACAGAGCTGTCAACACGGTCAGTCCATCCAAGTGGTAGGGTTGGTCACGGGCCGGCAAAGGCCCGGCACGGCTTCAGGGGTGACCTTCATCACCTTGGAAGATGAGACAGGCAACATCAACCTGGTCGTTTGGGCCGCCACCGCCCACCATCAACGCCAGCCCTACCTGAAAGCCAAGCTCTTGGAAGTGGCCGGCATAGTGGAGAAAGACGGCCCTCTGGTCCATGTCATTGCCGGCAAGCTCACGGATCGCAGTACCTGGCTAGATACGCTCTCGATTTCATCCAGGGACTTTCGTTAG
- a CDS encoding Y-family DNA polymerase, which produces MRWLYLHFPDLPLELASRGLPQEKPLATLDNRQQLQCLNPAALAAGLDKGMSLAGALTLSPDLKALSVSPLQCHQGLQALADSCYDLAGPLSLVPPDGLLVELSSMQRLYGNDQALLACLQDKLQALGHRLQPGMGTTPLAARLLARAEIGPASPQQGWQALLALPVSALELPLNLEAKLARAGLRQLGQLLALPRQELGQRYGAPLLSTLGRLDGSLKEARQLYHPSEQFERRLDFIHEVERAQGLLFPLGPLLEALALFLEKRQLACERLQLNLHFRQGPSLDLVMAGAEPLHRAEDWRAIVQLQLEKLQLDSPVLALTLKAAQLSPRQRQSKGLFTPPRPDEPLLGRLITRLGESAVQGLCLVENHCPEKAQAWVSPGAGNAVRPLNGLRPLWLLEKPEPLEEIPVLLRGPERLENGWWQQAIQRDYFIARHPQGGLCWIFLDKDEGWYLHGWFG; this is translated from the coding sequence ATGCGCTGGCTGTACCTGCATTTTCCCGACCTGCCCCTGGAACTTGCCAGCCGAGGTCTTCCCCAGGAGAAGCCCCTGGCGACCCTGGACAACCGGCAACAACTGCAATGTCTCAACCCGGCGGCCCTGGCCGCCGGCCTTGATAAGGGCATGTCCCTGGCCGGCGCCTTGACCCTAAGCCCAGACCTCAAGGCTCTCAGCGTCAGTCCACTGCAATGCCACCAGGGCCTACAGGCCCTGGCCGACAGCTGCTACGACCTTGCCGGCCCACTGAGCCTGGTGCCGCCGGACGGCCTGCTGGTGGAGCTGTCTTCGATGCAGCGCCTCTATGGCAATGACCAGGCCCTGCTGGCCTGCCTGCAGGACAAGCTGCAAGCCTTAGGACACAGGCTGCAACCCGGTATGGGCACGACCCCTCTGGCAGCCAGGTTGCTCGCCAGGGCCGAGATAGGTCCGGCCAGCCCACAACAAGGTTGGCAAGCCCTGCTGGCCCTGCCGGTATCGGCCCTGGAACTCCCCCTGAACTTGGAAGCCAAACTGGCACGGGCTGGCCTGCGTCAGCTTGGCCAACTGCTGGCCCTACCCCGCCAGGAGTTGGGACAACGCTATGGTGCTCCCTTGCTGTCGACACTGGGCCGCCTTGACGGCAGCCTCAAGGAAGCTCGTCAGCTCTACCATCCTTCCGAACAGTTCGAGCGACGTCTCGACTTCATCCATGAAGTGGAAAGGGCCCAAGGACTGTTGTTCCCACTGGGCCCCTTGCTTGAAGCCTTGGCGTTGTTCCTCGAAAAACGCCAGCTGGCCTGTGAACGCTTGCAACTGAATCTTCATTTCCGCCAGGGTCCCAGCCTGGATCTGGTCATGGCGGGGGCCGAGCCGCTGCACCGGGCCGAGGATTGGCGCGCTATTGTCCAACTGCAGCTCGAGAAGCTACAGCTCGACAGCCCCGTACTAGCCCTGACCCTCAAAGCAGCACAGCTCAGCCCCAGGCAGCGCCAGAGCAAAGGTCTATTCACCCCGCCTCGCCCCGATGAACCCTTGTTGGGTCGCCTGATCACCCGCCTCGGCGAGTCCGCTGTGCAAGGACTCTGTCTGGTAGAGAACCATTGCCCAGAAAAGGCCCAAGCTTGGGTCAGCCCAGGAGCAGGAAATGCCGTGCGCCCCTTGAATGGCCTCAGGCCACTGTGGCTGTTGGAAAAGCCCGAGCCCTTGGAAGAAATACCTGTGCTATTGCGTGGCCCGGAGCGCCTGGAAAACGGCTGGTGGCAGCAGGCCATACAGCGTGATTATTTTATAGCCCGCCATCCCCAAGGCGGCCTCTGCTGGATCTTTTTGGACAAGGATGAGGGCTGGTATCTGCACGGCTGGTTTGGCTGA
- the imuA gene encoding translesion DNA synthesis-associated protein ImuA — protein sequence MDPRLNQLLQQHNVWTGRHWQQELPAEATGYAQLDECLPGMGLPKGAITEIFYRQDGIGELRLLVPMLARLSQQKRWIIFIAPPHVPYAPALAAAGVDLSRVLVIHPSKVKDELWTLEQALKSGNCSAVLAWPRAINDVQLRRLQLAAQKGDTLGIFFHRRGRPQSPAALRLRLEARNKVVELAVEKRRGGWPLPAQPLDLGDEHIVGAKVLRGPWEH from the coding sequence ATGGATCCTCGCTTGAACCAACTGCTGCAACAGCACAACGTCTGGACTGGCCGCCATTGGCAACAGGAACTGCCCGCCGAGGCGACAGGCTATGCCCAACTGGATGAGTGCCTGCCTGGCATGGGCTTACCCAAGGGGGCTATCACCGAGATCTTTTACCGCCAGGACGGTATAGGTGAGCTGCGGCTACTGGTTCCGATGTTGGCAAGGCTGTCACAGCAGAAGCGCTGGATCATCTTCATCGCCCCTCCCCATGTCCCCTATGCCCCAGCCTTGGCCGCCGCCGGCGTGGATCTGTCCCGAGTACTGGTGATCCATCCCAGTAAGGTGAAGGACGAGCTCTGGACCCTGGAGCAGGCGCTGAAAAGCGGCAACTGCAGTGCCGTGCTGGCCTGGCCCCGGGCCATCAACGACGTGCAGCTGCGCCGCCTGCAACTGGCGGCCCAGAAAGGCGACACCCTGGGCATCTTCTTCCACCGCCGTGGCCGGCCTCAGAGCCCTGCCGCCCTGCGCCTGCGCCTGGAAGCCCGGAACAAGGTCGTAGAGCTGGCCGTGGAGAAGCGCCGCGGTGGCTGGCCTCTGCCTGCCCAGCCGTTGGACTTGGGTGATGAACATATCGTCGGCGCCAAGGTGCTGAGAGGGCCCTGGGAGCACTGA
- the fabV gene encoding enoyl-ACP reductase FabV translates to MIIKPKIRGFICTTAHPKGCEANILEQINYTKEHPAIENGPKRVLVIGSSSGYGMPSRIAATFGAGAATLGVFFEKPGSDSKTGTAGFYNAVAFDKLATEAGFYAKSINGDAFSHEVKQKAIDTIKEDLGQVDLVVYSIASPVRKLPDTGELVRSTLKPIGQPYSATAVDTNKDEIISVDVEPANEQEIQDTITVMGGQDWELWIKALNEAGVLAEGCKSIAYSYIGTEITWPIYWHGSIGKAKEDLDRAADAIDTLLKGKGGEAHVAVLKSVVTQASSAIPVMPLYIAIVYKVMKEKGLHEGTMEHVFRLFSQQLYKADGAPCDTDDKNRIRMDDWELQEEVQSACKALWSQVTTQNLRDLTDYDGYKEEFLKLFGFGLDEVDYDADANPNPPQQFIEV, encoded by the coding sequence ATGATTATCAAGCCCAAGATCCGCGGCTTCATCTGTACTACTGCCCACCCCAAGGGCTGTGAAGCCAACATTCTGGAACAGATCAACTACACCAAAGAGCACCCGGCCATCGAGAATGGTCCCAAGCGCGTGCTGGTGATTGGCAGTTCCAGCGGTTACGGCATGCCGTCCCGTATCGCCGCTACCTTCGGCGCCGGCGCGGCTACCCTGGGTGTCTTCTTCGAGAAGCCGGGCAGCGACAGCAAGACGGGGACTGCCGGTTTCTACAACGCCGTGGCTTTCGACAAGCTGGCCACAGAGGCGGGCTTCTACGCCAAGTCCATCAATGGTGATGCCTTCTCCCATGAGGTGAAGCAGAAAGCCATCGACACCATCAAAGAAGATCTTGGCCAGGTGGATCTGGTGGTTTATTCCATCGCCTCCCCGGTACGCAAGCTTCCCGATACCGGTGAGCTGGTCCGTTCCACCCTCAAGCCTATCGGCCAGCCTTACAGCGCCACGGCCGTGGACACCAACAAGGACGAGATCATCTCCGTGGACGTGGAGCCTGCCAATGAGCAGGAGATCCAGGACACCATCACCGTCATGGGTGGCCAGGACTGGGAGCTGTGGATCAAGGCCCTGAACGAGGCTGGCGTACTGGCCGAAGGCTGCAAATCCATCGCCTACAGCTACATCGGCACCGAGATCACCTGGCCCATCTACTGGCACGGCAGCATCGGCAAGGCCAAGGAAGATCTGGACCGCGCCGCCGACGCCATCGACACCTTGCTCAAGGGCAAAGGTGGCGAGGCCCATGTAGCCGTGCTCAAGTCCGTGGTGACCCAGGCCAGCTCCGCCATTCCCGTAATGCCGCTCTACATTGCCATCGTCTACAAGGTGATGAAGGAAAAAGGCCTGCACGAAGGCACCATGGAGCACGTGTTCCGCCTGTTCAGCCAGCAACTGTACAAGGCCGATGGCGCCCCTTGCGATACCGACGACAAGAACCGTATCCGCATGGACGACTGGGAACTCCAGGAAGAAGTGCAGTCCGCCTGCAAGGCTCTGTGGAGCCAGGTGACTACCCAGAACCTGCGCGACCTGACTGACTACGACGGCTACAAGGAAGAGTTCCTCAAGCTGTTCGGTTTCGGCCTGGACGAGGTGGATTACGACGCCGACGCCAACCCCAACCCGCCGCAGCAATTCATTGAAGTGTAA
- a CDS encoding glycerophosphodiester phosphodiesterase produces the protein MGRKYIFGLLGLLLLPAAMADTMVISHRGGAGLAPENTLAAIQKGLRLGVDAIEVDVRRSKDGALVVFHDSQLARTTNGKGAVSDFTLAELVQLDAGSWFGPQFQDQTIPTLAQVMDAMAHSLPKLVLELKEPGLERQVLDMIRDHNMQDRVLIKAFDPRILATFSQLAPAIPRLYSFFGWNDRFNLLMDDQIRRINPLDLSVNYLQIYYSFLDKDFMAKARDRGIKVIAWGVQSRKVMEEMLALGVDGIETDYPDRLASLMAEQRPKPMALGYNRN, from the coding sequence GTGGGACGAAAATACATTTTTGGCCTTCTGGGCCTGTTGCTGTTACCTGCCGCCATGGCCGACACCATGGTTATCAGCCACAGGGGCGGTGCCGGCCTGGCGCCGGAGAATACCCTGGCGGCCATCCAGAAAGGATTGAGGCTGGGGGTGGACGCCATCGAAGTGGATGTGCGCCGCTCCAAGGACGGTGCCCTGGTGGTCTTTCACGACAGCCAACTGGCCCGTACCACCAATGGCAAGGGCGCCGTCAGCGACTTCACCCTGGCCGAGCTGGTTCAACTGGACGCCGGCTCCTGGTTTGGCCCCCAGTTCCAGGATCAGACCATTCCGACCCTGGCCCAGGTGATGGACGCCATGGCCCATAGTCTGCCCAAGCTGGTGTTGGAGCTCAAAGAGCCTGGCCTGGAGCGGCAGGTGCTGGACATGATCCGCGACCACAACATGCAGGACAGGGTGCTGATCAAGGCCTTCGACCCCAGGATCCTGGCCACCTTTTCCCAGTTGGCGCCCGCTATTCCCCGCCTCTACAGCTTCTTTGGCTGGAATGACCGTTTCAACCTGCTGATGGACGACCAGATCCGGCGCATCAATCCTTTGGATCTGTCGGTCAACTATCTGCAGATCTACTACAGCTTCCTGGACAAGGACTTCATGGCCAAGGCCAGGGACAGGGGTATCAAGGTCATCGCCTGGGGGGTTCAGTCCCGCAAGGTGATGGAAGAGATGCTGGCCCTGGGGGTCGATGGCATCGAGACCGACTACCCCGACCGGCTCGCCAGCCTGATGGCCGAACAGCGGCCCAAGCCGATGGCGCTGGGCTACAACAGGAATTGA
- a CDS encoding M28 family peptidase, protein MRILLLCPLLAACQSSIPCNQGGLPNLDPAPLLADVRVLASPEMNGRRPGTPGHQHAEDYIRSRFAGLGYQVLTQAVPQGGDNIIAYRGQPRIWLLAHYDHLGVGFPGADDNASGVAVLLALAARYQGDIAFIATDSEEEGLYGAKALLAAPPLPLPKLVINFDMVGHGPVLYAAGTHDNPGFKPLVLALAKDAPLCLRIGHDRREQQRGSAQMTDWRNASDHAPFRKAGIPYLYFGNDVHADYHQRSDVASHIRPDFLAGVAETALELLNRLDDKGLAPWQGNENGGKHE, encoded by the coding sequence ATGCGCATCCTATTGCTTTGCCCTTTGCTGGCGGCCTGCCAGTCCAGCATCCCCTGCAACCAGGGGGGCCTTCCCAACCTGGATCCTGCTCCCCTGCTGGCGGATGTGCGCGTCCTGGCCAGCCCTGAGATGAACGGGCGAAGGCCCGGCACCCCAGGCCACCAGCACGCCGAGGACTACATCCGCTCCCGTTTCGCCGGCCTCGGCTATCAGGTGTTGACCCAGGCCGTGCCCCAAGGGGGCGACAACATCATCGCCTACAGGGGCCAGCCCCGGATCTGGCTGCTGGCCCATTATGACCACCTCGGTGTCGGCTTCCCCGGTGCCGACGACAACGCCTCTGGGGTGGCGGTGCTGCTGGCGTTGGCGGCCCGTTACCAAGGCGACATCGCCTTTATCGCCACCGACAGCGAGGAAGAGGGCCTCTATGGTGCCAAGGCGCTGCTGGCGGCCCCGCCATTGCCCCTGCCCAAGCTGGTGATCAACTTCGACATGGTGGGCCATGGCCCCGTGCTCTATGCCGCCGGCACCCACGACAACCCCGGCTTCAAGCCCCTGGTGCTGGCCCTGGCCAAGGACGCTCCCCTCTGCCTGCGCATCGGCCACGACAGGCGCGAACAACAAAGGGGCTCGGCCCAGATGACCGATTGGCGGAATGCCTCAGACCATGCCCCTTTTCGCAAGGCCGGCATCCCCTATCTCTACTTCGGCAACGACGTCCATGCCGACTACCACCAGCGCTCCGACGTCGCCAGCCATATCAGGCCCGACTTCCTGGCCGGGGTGGCCGAGACGGCCCTGGAGCTGTTAAACCGTTTGGATGACAAAGGCTTAGCGCCATGGCAGGGTAACGAAAACGGAGGTAAGCATGAGTAA